A region from the Ichthyobacterium seriolicida genome encodes:
- a CDS encoding DUF2480 family protein produces the protein MINKVSNIKTLTIDLGDFYPKGERVTLDIKCFLQEEILLKEKLFRIELEKYNWEIFKNKYVAIHCSSDTILPSWTMMLICAKLSPMALKVVKGDLVDLENVIYQNIIDNIDLNPFKNKRVIINRCSKVMIPENAYLHLVQKLRTVTTKIMYGEICSAVPLY, from the coding sequence ATGATAAACAAGGTGAGCAATATCAAAACTCTAACTATAGATTTAGGTGATTTCTATCCTAAAGGTGAAAGGGTTACTTTGGATATCAAGTGTTTTTTGCAGGAGGAAATTCTATTGAAAGAAAAATTATTCAGAATAGAATTAGAAAAATATAATTGGGAAATATTCAAAAATAAATATGTAGCTATTCATTGTTCTTCAGATACTATACTGCCTTCTTGGACTATGATGTTGATATGTGCTAAGCTCTCTCCTATGGCCTTAAAAGTGGTTAAAGGGGATTTGGTCGATTTAGAAAATGTCATATATCAAAATATTATAGATAATATAGATTTAAATCCCTTTAAGAATAAAAGGGTAATTATAAATCGATGTAGTAAGGTAATGATTCCAGAGAATGCATATTTACATCTCGTACAAAAGTTGAGAACTGTTACAACTAAAATAATGTACGGAGAGATTTGTTCTGCAGTGCCTTTGTATTAA
- a CDS encoding TonB-dependent receptor: protein MNRFLFLVFLSLSVTINVFSQKLTQSIRGKVVDNDVKIPLQGVNILIESDGERYGGITDENGYFAVDNVLIGRVDISFSYLGYKSYVLNNLYLYSAKELVLDVEMKEDLTILDEIVLETKRGEEMEVDKLKAVNPKEISYKKSNLFAGSVGDPARMVSNYAGVNQSSDERNDIIVRGNSPLGIAWRVEDIEIHSPNHFSSMGTTGGAVPMLNNNMLDKSNFYSSAFPSNYGNAFAGLFDIQLRHGNNTKREWTGQISMSGLELGAEGPYHEDYNGSYIASARYADFSGIEYIVDFGYSGTPRYTDAMFKTDLPIGENSKIETWGLYGYSKMKTKGDPNNREISKKYDIDFNSELGVGAITYKYFFNDAIRHKLSYALSYKKVGENKEKQKVKIKTSNSKEYLNIINYQLIYKYSKWHLLKLGSGVNFINVNYHSKSLEEAIGKKHLKNDELHIKKIDDFRKISSYVEYKNRSIPNTVVNSGIHFQYFELNDSYSLEPRVNVVFEIVNDQTLNIGYGKHSQLVALNFLYETNNEENKSLDLVKANHFIVGYSNKFYENWIFSSEIYFQDLYNIPVTKFPSSYSYLNSGSDFSSFVPSEKLKNLGTGTNYGLEVTIEKTLTGEALDYYMLFTGSLYDSKYAGSDKVYRRTKWAGVFMLNTISGIEWTFGDNNQHVLGFNMKVKYAGGNRHNVLEKRDKEVILHPLFDKNPDYKRLDLKFLYKLNTQNTSHELGIDIQNVFNIRNVREVHYYIDELNNINKTNFLQLGLIPILSYKIYF, encoded by the coding sequence ATGAATAGGTTTTTATTTCTGGTATTTCTTTCATTATCGGTAACTATTAATGTTTTTTCTCAAAAATTAACCCAAAGTATTCGAGGTAAAGTAGTAGACAACGATGTTAAAATCCCATTACAAGGGGTGAATATACTCATAGAAAGTGACGGCGAAAGATATGGAGGTATAACTGATGAAAACGGATATTTTGCAGTTGATAATGTTTTAATAGGCAGGGTAGATATTAGTTTTAGTTATTTGGGATATAAATCATACGTGTTGAATAATCTGTACTTATATTCAGCTAAAGAATTGGTTTTGGATGTAGAGATGAAAGAAGATCTCACAATTTTAGATGAGATAGTCTTAGAGACAAAAAGAGGTGAAGAGATGGAAGTAGACAAGTTAAAGGCTGTTAATCCTAAAGAGATATCATACAAAAAAAGCAATCTATTCGCAGGTTCTGTAGGCGATCCAGCCAGGATGGTTTCTAATTACGCAGGCGTTAATCAAAGTAGTGATGAAAGGAATGATATAATAGTTAGAGGCAATTCTCCTTTGGGAATAGCGTGGAGGGTAGAAGATATAGAAATACACAGTCCTAATCACTTTTCTTCGATGGGGACTACAGGAGGAGCTGTCCCCATGTTGAATAACAATATGTTAGACAAATCTAATTTTTACTCTAGCGCTTTTCCCTCTAATTACGGCAACGCTTTTGCGGGATTATTCGACATACAATTACGTCATGGAAATAACACTAAAAGAGAATGGACTGGTCAAATATCTATGTCTGGGCTAGAACTAGGAGCAGAAGGTCCGTATCACGAAGATTATAATGGTTCTTATATAGCTAGTGCTCGCTATGCAGATTTTTCTGGCATTGAATACATAGTCGATTTTGGATATTCTGGCACTCCCAGGTATACTGACGCTATGTTTAAAACAGATCTCCCTATAGGAGAAAACTCCAAGATAGAGACATGGGGACTTTATGGATATTCAAAAATGAAAACTAAAGGAGACCCAAACAATAGAGAAATATCAAAAAAATACGATATAGATTTTAATTCAGAATTAGGAGTAGGAGCTATAACATACAAATACTTCTTCAACGATGCCATAAGACATAAACTATCATATGCTCTATCCTACAAAAAAGTTGGTGAAAACAAAGAAAAACAAAAAGTTAAAATAAAAACTAGTAACTCTAAAGAATATCTAAATATCATTAACTATCAGCTAATATATAAGTATTCTAAATGGCATTTGTTAAAACTAGGTTCAGGAGTTAACTTTATAAATGTAAACTATCACAGTAAAAGTTTAGAGGAAGCAATAGGCAAAAAACACCTAAAAAATGATGAACTCCATATAAAAAAAATAGATGATTTTAGAAAAATCAGCTCATATGTAGAATATAAAAATAGAAGTATTCCAAATACGGTAGTAAATTCTGGTATACATTTTCAGTATTTTGAATTAAATGATAGTTATAGCTTAGAACCTCGTGTTAATGTAGTTTTTGAAATCGTAAACGATCAAACCTTAAATATCGGATATGGTAAACACAGTCAATTGGTAGCTCTCAACTTTTTATATGAAACAAATAATGAGGAAAATAAATCATTGGATTTAGTTAAAGCCAATCACTTTATTGTAGGCTATTCAAATAAATTCTATGAAAATTGGATTTTTTCTTCTGAAATATACTTTCAAGATTTATACAATATTCCTGTTACTAAATTTCCCTCCTCTTATTCTTACTTGAATTCAGGCAGTGATTTTTCATCCTTTGTACCCAGTGAAAAATTAAAAAATTTGGGCACTGGAACTAATTATGGCCTAGAGGTTACAATTGAGAAAACTCTTACAGGTGAAGCCTTAGATTATTATATGCTGTTTACAGGAAGTTTATATGATTCTAAATATGCAGGATCAGACAAAGTGTATAGGCGCACCAAATGGGCTGGCGTATTCATGCTAAATACTATATCTGGAATAGAGTGGACCTTTGGAGATAATAATCAACATGTATTGGGGTTTAATATGAAAGTGAAATACGCAGGTGGCAATAGACACAATGTATTAGAAAAAAGAGATAAAGAAGTGATACTGCATCCACTTTTTGACAAAAATCCAGATTACAAAAGATTAGACCTCAAATTTTTGTACAAACTAAATACTCAAAATACTTCTCATGAACTTGGCATAGATATTCAAAATGTGTTTAACATAAGAAATGTCCGAGAAGTCCATTACTACATAGACGAACTAAATAATATAAATAAAACAAATTTCTTACAGTTAGGACTTATCCCTATTCTGAGTTACAAAATCTATTTTTAA
- the ubiE gene encoding bifunctional demethylmenaquinone methyltransferase/2-methoxy-6-polyprenyl-1,4-benzoquinol methylase UbiE, whose protein sequence is MCKEIKPYDNTSSKKKQIEIMFDNISHRYDFLNHFLSAGIDRRWRDKVVDIVKTHNPKNILDIATGTGDLAISLSSTSAQEIIGLDISKGMLKIARDKVSKKKLEKKISFIQGDSEQLPFGDNTFDVITVAFGVRNFENIQKGMQEIYRVLKPKGLLVVLELSQPSRFPVRQIYNFYFKYILPFIGKIVSKDNSAYQYLPESVEAFSHGNKYVNILSECLFQNIKIKPLSLGIASIYTAVR, encoded by the coding sequence GTGTGTAAAGAGATAAAACCTTACGATAATACTTCTTCCAAGAAAAAACAGATAGAGATTATGTTTGACAACATATCTCATCGATATGATTTTTTGAATCATTTTCTTTCAGCTGGAATAGATAGGAGATGGAGAGATAAAGTAGTGGACATAGTAAAAACTCATAACCCTAAAAATATTTTAGATATAGCCACTGGAACGGGTGATTTAGCGATATCTCTTTCATCTACAAGTGCCCAAGAAATCATAGGATTAGACATATCTAAGGGAATGCTGAAAATAGCAAGAGACAAAGTCTCTAAAAAAAAACTTGAAAAAAAAATAAGTTTTATACAAGGCGATTCTGAGCAATTGCCTTTTGGTGATAATACTTTCGACGTTATAACAGTGGCTTTTGGAGTTCGTAATTTTGAGAATATCCAAAAGGGAATGCAAGAGATATACAGAGTATTAAAACCAAAGGGATTACTAGTAGTATTAGAGTTATCTCAACCTAGTAGATTTCCTGTAAGGCAGATATATAATTTTTATTTTAAATATATTTTGCCTTTCATAGGAAAAATTGTTTCAAAGGACAATTCGGCATATCAGTATTTGCCAGAATCGGTAGAAGCTTTTTCCCATGGAAATAAATATGTTAATATCTTATCGGAATGTTTATTCCAAAATATAAAAATCAAACCCTTAAGTCTTGGGATAGCCTCTATATACACGGCTGTTAGATAA
- a CDS encoding polyprenol monophosphomannose synthase produces MSLALVIIPTYNERENIAYIIEAVFSLDKSYHILVVDDNSKDGTIDIVRDIQHTHHERLFLKIRREKMGLGTAYIEGFKWALNREYDYIFEMDADFSHNPKDLDKLYNACLCGADLAIGSRYVRGINVVNWPLRRVLLSYFASMYVQFIMRMPIKDPTSGFVCYRRAALEKIDLDRVKFIGYAFQIEMKFKVWLEKFKIEEKSIIFTDRERGSSKMSTSIINEAIFGIVLLKIKSLFRRK; encoded by the coding sequence ATGAGCCTAGCGCTTGTAATCATACCCACCTATAATGAAAGAGAAAATATAGCTTATATAATCGAGGCTGTGTTCTCTTTGGATAAGAGTTATCACATACTAGTGGTAGATGATAATTCAAAAGATGGAACTATAGATATTGTAAGAGATATCCAACACACACATCATGAGAGACTGTTTCTAAAAATTCGCAGAGAAAAAATGGGACTTGGCACAGCCTATATAGAAGGATTTAAATGGGCTCTCAACAGAGAATATGATTATATTTTCGAGATGGATGCAGATTTTTCTCACAATCCTAAAGACTTAGATAAATTATATAATGCTTGTCTATGTGGAGCAGATTTAGCCATAGGGTCTAGGTATGTTAGAGGTATAAACGTAGTTAATTGGCCTCTTAGAAGGGTACTATTATCTTATTTTGCTTCTATGTATGTACAGTTCATTATGAGAATGCCAATAAAAGATCCCACATCTGGTTTTGTCTGTTATAGAAGGGCGGCTTTAGAAAAAATAGATTTAGATAGAGTAAAGTTCATAGGTTATGCCTTTCAAATAGAGATGAAATTCAAGGTGTGGTTAGAGAAATTTAAAATAGAGGAGAAATCTATAATATTTACAGACAGAGAAAGAGGAAGCTCTAAAATGAGCACTTCAATAATAAATGAGGCTATTTTTGGAATCGTCTTATTGAAGATAAAAAGTCTATTTAGAAGAAAATGA
- a CDS encoding quinone-dependent dihydroorotate dehydrogenase, with protein sequence MYKKIILPIFFIFSPESIHRIVFFIIKVSFKFSFIRYIFKKRYLSENYNSESEVFGLKFKNKVGLAAGFDKDAELFEELSLLGFGFIEVGTITPRPQKGNDKPRIFRLKKDKGIINRMGFNNKGIENAIKRLKKRNNNIIIGGNIGKNKDTPNEEAVNDYILAFKSLEDVVDYFTINISSPNTPNLRLLQDKEPLKKILTSLQEINIKKRPILLKISPDLTKEQLDDIVEIVTDTKISGIIATNTTISRDSLKEDKDVIDEIGPGGLSGIPLRDRSTEVIKYLHSKSDNRFYIIGVGGIHSPKDALEKIKAGASLVQIYTGLIYNGISLVKEIKKEIHKNRL encoded by the coding sequence ATGTATAAAAAAATAATACTGCCCATTTTTTTTATCTTTTCACCAGAATCTATACATCGCATTGTCTTTTTTATCATCAAAGTATCTTTTAAATTCTCATTTATTAGGTATATCTTCAAAAAGAGGTATTTGTCGGAAAACTATAATTCCGAATCTGAGGTTTTTGGGTTGAAATTCAAAAATAAGGTCGGACTCGCTGCGGGATTCGATAAAGATGCTGAACTCTTTGAAGAACTATCTCTTTTAGGATTTGGATTTATAGAAGTGGGAACTATCACCCCTAGACCGCAAAAAGGCAATGATAAACCTAGGATCTTTCGTCTGAAAAAAGACAAGGGAATAATAAATAGAATGGGCTTTAACAACAAAGGAATTGAAAATGCCATAAAAAGATTAAAAAAAAGAAATAATAACATTATAATAGGCGGAAACATAGGCAAGAATAAAGACACCCCAAATGAAGAAGCTGTAAATGATTATATCTTAGCTTTTAAGAGTTTGGAAGATGTAGTAGATTACTTCACCATAAATATAAGTTCGCCTAATACTCCTAATCTGAGATTATTACAAGACAAGGAACCGTTAAAAAAAATACTTACATCCCTTCAAGAGATAAACATTAAAAAGAGGCCTATACTTTTAAAAATATCACCAGATTTGACAAAAGAGCAATTAGACGATATTGTAGAGATAGTTACAGACACAAAAATTTCTGGCATTATAGCTACCAATACTACCATTTCTAGGGATTCTTTAAAAGAAGATAAAGACGTTATAGATGAAATAGGCCCAGGCGGCTTGAGCGGTATACCACTGAGAGATAGATCTACGGAAGTTATAAAATATCTACATTCTAAATCTGATAATAGATTCTACATTATAGGCGTTGGAGGAATTCACTCTCCCAAAGATGCTCTTGAAAAGATAAAAGCTGGAGCCAGCCTCGTCCAGATATATACTGGACTTATATACAATGGCATTTCTCTTGTAAAAGAAATAAAAAAAGAGATACATAAAAATAGACTCTAA
- the kdsB gene encoding 3-deoxy-manno-octulosonate cytidylyltransferase — MKLIAMIPARYESSRFPGKLMEDLQGKTVITRTCEAVHKANIFDEVIVVTDSEIIFDEIKKNGWSAHISNNIHKCGTDRIAEAAKDIDADIIVNVQGDEPFIDRESLKKVVSVLKKDITEEIDLSSLMKKMSCTEDINNPNNVKVITDKDDFAIYFSRHPIPYAKGDYNANYYKHIGVYAFRKKALLDFAKLPIRDNEASEEIEAIRYIEHKRKIKMIEVSNIGLGIDTPEQLQRAREFLKKK, encoded by the coding sequence ATGAAGTTAATAGCAATGATTCCAGCTCGTTATGAATCAAGTCGTTTTCCTGGAAAATTAATGGAAGACCTCCAAGGCAAAACAGTTATAACTAGAACCTGTGAGGCTGTACACAAAGCCAATATATTCGATGAAGTAATAGTAGTCACAGATAGTGAAATAATATTTGATGAAATAAAAAAAAATGGCTGGAGTGCTCATATCAGCAATAACATACATAAATGTGGAACAGATAGAATAGCAGAAGCCGCAAAAGATATAGATGCAGACATAATAGTAAATGTGCAAGGAGATGAGCCCTTTATAGATAGAGAGTCACTCAAAAAAGTGGTAAGTGTTTTAAAAAAAGATATTACAGAGGAAATAGACTTATCATCTCTTATGAAAAAAATGTCTTGCACAGAGGATATAAATAATCCTAATAATGTTAAAGTGATTACAGATAAAGATGATTTTGCAATATATTTTTCAAGACATCCCATCCCTTATGCTAAGGGAGATTACAATGCTAATTATTACAAACACATAGGTGTATATGCTTTTAGAAAAAAAGCTCTCCTAGATTTTGCCAAACTACCTATTAGAGATAATGAGGCGTCCGAAGAAATAGAAGCTATTCGTTATATAGAACACAAAAGAAAAATAAAGATGATAGAAGTCTCAAATATAGGATTAGGAATAGATACTCCCGAACAATTACAAAGAGCTAGAGAATTTCTAAAAAAGAAATAA
- a CDS encoding OmpA family protein translates to MPRVLARVFVLFSCITICLAQTANELKSKALSSFKSKNDKAAIYYVTKVIKADKNDRGAYILRGDIFRGVKQSQKAIEDYQDALKIKDSHDVYYKLALAFFDSSQYIQAKDTFEKYLSVAPNNVKIRNKVDNYLKSCDFAIEEKNNQKDFKLRNLEDINTQHSEYHPVISIDNKQLIYTIAKKKNGIFQEDFYMSKKIDDKWQVGVPLSKNLNTLNNEGAHCISADGKYLFFTGCNKIDGYGSCDLYLSVKTKGGWSKPSNLGMVINTKYWEGHPSISSDGKTLYFSSSRPGGQGQRDIWSSVFDGNSWAEPKNIKELNSSGDETAPFIHIDDQTLYFSSDGWVGMGRSDFFMSKKDDDNVFKTPKNLGFSINSPYDEYSLVIGNDGVTGYLSSDFLSNNKGEMDIYEFTLPQEYTAKKMGYLKGTISSENMHTLEDVQISISNLDDNNPVNNISFAEDDGNYLAILPSDKRYGLQVMAKDHLIHSETFDFMLDTIVEVEKNIELKLLEKGNSILLNNIYFDTNKWDLKESSITELNKATHFLNINPEIKVEIIGHTDSVGNDRDNLLLSERRAESVYLELIKKGIDKVRLTHKGFGAQKPISDNQTERGRKQNRRIELKIR, encoded by the coding sequence ATGCCAAGAGTACTGGCTCGTGTATTTGTATTGTTTTCTTGTATTACTATTTGTCTTGCTCAAACTGCAAATGAACTCAAATCAAAAGCGTTGAGTAGTTTTAAATCAAAGAATGATAAAGCAGCTATTTACTATGTGACTAAAGTTATAAAAGCAGATAAAAATGACAGAGGGGCTTATATATTAAGAGGTGATATATTCAGAGGTGTAAAACAATCACAAAAGGCTATAGAAGATTATCAAGATGCCTTAAAAATCAAAGATTCTCATGATGTATATTACAAATTAGCACTGGCATTTTTTGACTCTTCCCAATACATCCAAGCTAAGGATACTTTTGAAAAATATTTGAGTGTAGCTCCCAACAATGTAAAGATCAGAAATAAGGTAGATAACTATTTGAAATCCTGTGATTTTGCTATAGAAGAAAAAAATAATCAAAAGGATTTTAAGCTTAGAAATTTAGAAGATATTAATACTCAACACTCTGAATATCATCCAGTTATTTCAATAGATAATAAACAACTCATATATACCATAGCCAAAAAGAAAAATGGAATTTTTCAAGAAGATTTCTATATGAGTAAAAAGATAGATGATAAATGGCAGGTGGGTGTTCCTCTATCAAAAAATTTAAACACTTTAAATAATGAAGGGGCTCATTGTATTTCAGCAGATGGGAAGTATCTATTTTTTACTGGATGCAATAAAATAGATGGATATGGAAGCTGTGATTTATACCTCAGTGTTAAAACTAAAGGCGGATGGTCTAAACCCAGTAATTTGGGAATGGTCATAAATACTAAGTATTGGGAAGGACATCCTAGTATTTCTTCCGATGGAAAGACTCTTTATTTCTCATCGAGCAGACCTGGTGGACAAGGGCAAAGAGATATTTGGTCAAGTGTCTTTGATGGAAATAGTTGGGCAGAACCTAAGAATATAAAGGAATTGAATTCTTCTGGAGATGAGACGGCTCCATTTATTCACATAGATGATCAGACTTTATATTTTTCTTCAGACGGTTGGGTAGGCATGGGAAGAAGTGATTTTTTTATGTCTAAAAAAGACGATGATAATGTGTTTAAAACACCCAAAAATTTAGGTTTTTCTATAAATTCCCCTTATGACGAGTACAGCCTGGTAATAGGAAATGATGGAGTCACTGGTTATCTCTCCTCTGATTTTTTATCAAACAATAAAGGAGAGATGGATATATATGAATTTACTCTTCCACAAGAGTATACAGCCAAAAAAATGGGATACCTAAAAGGTACTATATCAAGTGAAAATATGCATACATTAGAGGATGTGCAGATATCTATCTCTAATCTAGATGATAATAATCCTGTAAATAATATTTCATTTGCTGAGGATGATGGAAACTATCTAGCAATTCTGCCTTCTGATAAAAGATACGGATTACAGGTTATGGCTAAAGATCATCTAATACATTCTGAGACCTTTGATTTTATGCTTGACACAATTGTAGAGGTAGAGAAAAATATCGAATTAAAATTATTAGAGAAGGGCAATAGCATTTTGTTGAATAATATTTATTTCGACACTAATAAATGGGATTTGAAAGAGAGTTCTATTACAGAACTAAACAAGGCAACACATTTTTTGAATATAAATCCTGAGATAAAAGTAGAGATAATAGGGCATACAGATAGTGTAGGTAATGATCGAGATAACTTATTACTGTCAGAGAGAAGAGCAGAAAGCGTTTATCTAGAACTGATAAAAAAAGGCATAGATAAAGTTAGATTAACTCATAAAGGCTTTGGTGCCCAAAAGCCTATCTCTGACAATCAAACAGAAAGAGGTAGAAAACAAAACAGAAGAATAGAATTGAAAATTAGATGA
- the porT gene encoding type IX secretion/gliding motility protein PorT/SprT: MKKYLYLVLLILSGFFTSVAQRKTPQNMPYFDFQTYHFGYYLGLNYYDFKIVPSEDDLSESGRIQIETDPTIGFDIGLLIDYRLHEFLNLRLEPGVSYTQKGFKYDKEILIKYAKLNTNVKSTDDTSRQVGLVFLNIPLILKFSSFRINNFRPYITCGISYTHNFISGENSLHDNFDNVFRVKAKDLKYEFGFGVDFYMPYFKFSLITKGIFGIFDSLVKDNPQKGRSPWTDPIESLHTRAWKVILVFE; the protein is encoded by the coding sequence GTGAAAAAATATCTGTATTTAGTCCTATTAATACTGAGTGGATTTTTCACATCTGTGGCACAGAGAAAGACTCCTCAGAATATGCCTTATTTTGATTTTCAAACATATCATTTTGGGTATTATTTAGGATTAAATTATTACGATTTTAAGATAGTTCCAAGTGAAGATGATCTAAGTGAAAGTGGACGTATACAGATAGAAACAGATCCGACTATAGGGTTTGATATAGGGCTACTTATAGATTATCGTCTACATGAATTTTTAAACCTGAGGTTGGAGCCTGGGGTCTCTTACACGCAAAAAGGATTTAAATACGATAAAGAGATATTGATAAAATACGCAAAGTTAAATACTAATGTGAAAAGTACAGATGACACTTCTAGACAAGTAGGTTTAGTTTTTTTAAATATTCCATTAATATTAAAATTTAGCAGTTTTAGAATAAATAATTTTAGACCTTATATCACTTGTGGAATTTCATATACTCATAATTTTATATCTGGTGAAAATTCACTACACGATAATTTTGACAATGTATTTAGAGTGAAAGCTAAAGACCTCAAGTACGAATTTGGTTTTGGAGTAGATTTTTATATGCCATATTTTAAATTTTCCCTTATTACAAAGGGAATTTTTGGAATTTTTGACAGTTTAGTTAAAGACAATCCTCAGAAGGGAAGAAGCCCTTGGACAGACCCTATAGAGTCTCTTCACACTAGAGCTTGGAAGGTAATTTTAGTATTCGAATAA
- a CDS encoding 30S ribosomal protein S16, which yields MPVKIRLQRHGKKGKPFYYIVAMDSRSKRDGRFIEKLGTYDPNTNPASITLSVENSVKWLENGAQPTDTARSILSRKGVLLKKHLNGGVLKGALTQEQAEVKFQAWVDEKELKSSNKKDELLKARDKEREDRIAKEKEKAEEQKAKRNAAPQEETAESQEPNSEQDSQNSQETSEDSKEEENKEG from the coding sequence ATGCCAGTAAAAATAAGATTGCAGAGACACGGTAAAAAAGGGAAGCCGTTCTATTACATAGTCGCTATGGATTCTAGATCAAAGAGAGATGGTCGTTTTATAGAAAAGTTAGGGACTTATGATCCAAACACTAATCCAGCCAGCATCACTTTGAGTGTTGAAAATTCTGTTAAATGGTTAGAAAATGGCGCTCAACCTACAGATACTGCAAGGTCCATACTTTCACGCAAAGGTGTTCTTTTAAAGAAGCATCTAAATGGAGGGGTACTAAAAGGGGCTCTAACACAAGAGCAAGCAGAAGTCAAATTCCAAGCGTGGGTGGATGAAAAAGAGCTAAAGAGTTCTAATAAAAAGGATGAATTACTAAAGGCAAGAGATAAAGAAAGAGAAGATAGGATAGCCAAAGAGAAAGAAAAAGCAGAGGAACAAAAGGCTAAGAGAAATGCTGCTCCTCAAGAGGAGACAGCAGAGTCACAAGAGCCTAATTCTGAACAAGACTCTCAAAACTCACAAGAGACTTCTGAAGACTCAAAAGAAGAAGAAAATAAAGAAGGGTAA
- the rimM gene encoding ribosome maturation factor RimM (Essential for efficient processing of 16S rRNA), whose protein sequence is MQRNFINNSFRPEECFVLGCIIKKYSFKGEVIISLNSVNPKKLKDIESVFVSKSRMLIPFFIEYYRIISDSLIRVKFTDINDDVSVLEILKSDVYLPLSLLPSLREETVSYKDLIEFRVIDEVFGDIGVLKEVNDSSPQMFLDVDFNGKDILIPVHEDIVKDVDYVKRQIMVKCPGGLIDFYLNN, encoded by the coding sequence GTGCAAAGAAACTTTATAAATAATTCTTTTCGACCTGAAGAATGCTTCGTCTTGGGCTGTATAATAAAAAAGTATAGCTTCAAAGGCGAGGTCATCATTTCTTTAAATAGTGTAAATCCCAAAAAATTAAAAGATATAGAATCAGTATTCGTTTCTAAGTCCCGAATGCTGATTCCTTTTTTTATTGAGTATTATCGCATTATATCTGATTCTCTAATACGTGTAAAATTCACAGATATAAACGATGATGTAAGTGTGTTGGAAATACTAAAATCAGATGTGTACTTGCCCTTGAGTCTGTTGCCATCTTTAAGAGAAGAAACAGTTAGTTATAAAGACCTTATAGAATTTAGAGTTATAGATGAGGTTTTTGGTGATATAGGTGTTTTAAAAGAGGTAAATGATTCTAGTCCACAAATGTTTTTAGATGTAGATTTTAATGGAAAAGACATATTGATCCCAGTTCATGAGGATATAGTAAAAGATGTGGATTATGTAAAAAGACAAATAATGGTCAAATGTCCAGGGGGACTTATAGATTTTTATTTAAATAATTAG